Proteins from a genomic interval of Stenotrophomonas maltophilia R551-3:
- the ntrC gene encoding nitrogen regulation protein NR(I), translated as MSDASTPAQRIWVVDDDRAVRFVLCTALREAGYQVVDFDSAAPALQALSEGPPPALLFTDVRMPGDDGLVLLDKLKAVLPQLPVVVMSAYTDVASTAGAFRGGAHEFLSKPFDLDDAVALAQRVLPAVAPAMAAAAPTTATSSDQPPQLVGDTPPMRALFRAIGRLAQAPLAVLITGETGTGKELVAHALHRESPRAQAPFVALNTAAIPAELLESELFGHEAGAFTGAQRRHIGRFEQANGGTLFLDEIGDMPLPLQTRLLRVLAQGEFFRVGGRELIRVDVRVVAATHQDLEGLVAQGKFRADLLHRLDVVRLQLPPLRERREDIAQLANTFLAAAARKLDTPPKRLTAAALQALREHDWPGNVRELENVCWRMAALAAADTIGVADVDTALNRTRGRRSSTTSADPGQWEALLAEWARRQLAEGVEGLHAQVRERVDHALLEAALQITHGRRAEAAARLGLGRNTLTRKLGAGRRRGGH; from the coding sequence ATGTCTGACGCCTCCACTCCCGCACAACGCATCTGGGTGGTCGACGACGACCGTGCCGTGCGCTTCGTGCTGTGCACCGCGCTGCGCGAAGCCGGCTACCAGGTCGTCGATTTCGACAGCGCCGCACCCGCCCTGCAGGCGTTGAGCGAAGGCCCGCCGCCGGCCCTGCTGTTCACCGATGTGCGCATGCCGGGTGACGATGGCCTGGTGCTGTTGGACAAGCTCAAGGCCGTGCTGCCGCAGCTGCCGGTGGTGGTGATGTCGGCCTATACCGATGTCGCCAGTACCGCCGGTGCGTTCCGCGGCGGCGCGCATGAATTCCTGTCCAAACCGTTTGATCTGGACGATGCGGTGGCACTGGCACAGCGCGTGCTGCCGGCGGTGGCACCGGCCATGGCCGCAGCGGCGCCGACCACCGCAACCTCCAGCGACCAGCCGCCGCAACTGGTGGGTGATACACCGCCGATGCGCGCGCTGTTCCGCGCCATCGGCCGCCTGGCGCAGGCACCACTGGCGGTGCTGATCACCGGCGAGACCGGCACCGGCAAGGAGCTGGTGGCGCATGCCCTGCACCGCGAATCGCCGCGCGCACAGGCGCCCTTCGTTGCGCTCAATACCGCCGCCATCCCGGCCGAGCTGCTGGAGAGCGAACTGTTCGGCCACGAAGCCGGCGCATTCACCGGTGCGCAGCGCCGCCATATCGGTCGCTTCGAGCAGGCCAACGGCGGCACCCTGTTCCTGGATGAGATCGGCGACATGCCGTTGCCGCTGCAGACCCGGCTGCTGCGCGTGCTGGCACAAGGTGAGTTCTTCCGTGTCGGGGGACGCGAGTTGATCCGCGTCGATGTGCGTGTGGTGGCCGCCACCCACCAGGATCTGGAAGGCCTGGTCGCGCAGGGGAAGTTCCGCGCCGATCTGCTGCACCGGCTGGACGTGGTGCGCCTGCAGCTGCCGCCGCTGCGCGAGCGCCGCGAGGACATCGCACAACTGGCCAACACCTTCCTGGCCGCCGCCGCACGCAAGCTGGACACGCCACCGAAGCGCCTCACCGCCGCGGCGCTGCAGGCGCTGCGCGAGCACGACTGGCCGGGCAACGTGCGCGAGCTGGAGAACGTGTGCTGGCGGATGGCGGCGCTGGCCGCTGCCGACACCATTGGCGTGGCCGACGTCGATACCGCGCTCAACCGTACGCGCGGTCGTCGCAGCAGCACCACCAGCGCCGATCCGGGGCAGTGGGAGGCGCTGCTGGCCGAATGGGCACGCCGGCAGCTGGCCGAAGGCGTGGAAGGGCTGCACGCGCAGGTGCGTGAGCGGGTCGACCATGCCCTGCTGGAGGCCGCGCTGCAGATCACCCATGGCCGCCGTGCCGAAGCCGCGGCCCGCCTGGGCCTTGGCCGCAATACCCTTACCCGCAAGCTGGGCGCCGGGCGCCGCCGCGGGGGCCATTGA
- a CDS encoding superoxide dismutase family protein, whose amino-acid sequence MRLIHTSLFAAIAALGLAACNQQPAAPQTETPPAAPAEGATTEPAAAPAAAPAADASATAELAPTQGNETKGSVTFKVVDGKVHVTGQISGLKPGSEHGFHIHEKGDCSAPDGMSAGGHFNPGKQDHGSMAVDPHHGGDMPNIKADDKGVATIDGPVSSNVNIGKGDDFDIIGRGLIVHADADDYKTQPTGNAGARLACAVIQKAP is encoded by the coding sequence ATGCGTCTGATCCACACTTCGCTGTTCGCGGCCATTGCCGCACTGGGCCTGGCGGCCTGCAACCAGCAGCCCGCCGCGCCGCAGACTGAAACCCCGCCGGCCGCCCCGGCCGAGGGCGCTACCACCGAACCGGCCGCAGCGCCGGCAGCAGCTCCGGCTGCCGATGCCTCGGCCACTGCCGAACTGGCACCGACGCAGGGCAATGAGACCAAGGGCAGCGTCACCTTCAAGGTGGTCGACGGCAAGGTCCACGTGACTGGCCAGATCAGCGGCCTGAAGCCGGGCAGCGAGCACGGTTTCCACATCCACGAGAAGGGCGACTGCAGCGCGCCGGACGGCATGAGCGCCGGTGGCCACTTCAACCCGGGCAAGCAGGACCACGGCAGCATGGCCGTCGATCCGCACCACGGCGGCGACATGCCCAACATCAAGGCCGACGACAAGGGCGTGGCCACCATCGATGGCCCGGTGTCGAGCAATGTCAACATCGGCAAGGGCGATGACTTCGACATCATCGGCCGCGGCCTGATCGTCCACGCCGACGCGGACGACTACAAGACCCAGCCGACCGGCAATGCCGGTGCACGCCTGGCGTGTGCGGTGATCCAGAAGGCCCCGTAA
- a CDS encoding uroporphyrinogen-III C-methyltransferase → MNETPPVSPPRRPVRWLLPLAGVVVLGVGGYAGWRFWHEQQDAQDAQAQTTAVQLQGLEATLDALRRDQRATSQRLQDAAATNRVLRDEMLGLSQRSALLEENLAKLADSANQGRQAVQRDEAELLLTQAAQRLNYSDDVEGARRLYAQAATALADLPDSDGLNLRQALVQEREALDALGAGPRVQSLQRLDALAKALQGLPSQVTGSATANARPWWQATLAPFVDITPSRQNGPLTAAERHNADDALQLELTLARAAIERGDRSGRDTALQRVEHWAQRRWPDSPALRAQRAELKALRELPLQASNTVLGSTLQQLRTQTDRR, encoded by the coding sequence ATGAACGAGACCCCGCCCGTTTCCCCGCCCCGCCGACCGGTGCGCTGGCTGCTGCCGCTGGCCGGCGTGGTCGTGCTTGGCGTGGGTGGCTATGCCGGCTGGCGCTTCTGGCATGAGCAACAGGACGCACAGGACGCACAGGCACAGACCACCGCCGTGCAGCTGCAGGGCCTGGAAGCCACACTGGATGCCCTGCGCCGCGACCAGCGCGCGACCAGCCAACGCCTGCAGGATGCCGCCGCCACCAACCGCGTGCTGCGCGACGAGATGCTGGGCCTTTCGCAGCGTAGTGCGCTGCTGGAAGAAAACCTGGCCAAGCTGGCCGACAGCGCCAACCAGGGCCGGCAGGCAGTGCAGCGCGACGAGGCCGAGCTGCTGCTGACCCAGGCTGCGCAGCGCCTGAACTACTCTGACGATGTGGAAGGTGCGCGTCGTCTGTACGCGCAGGCTGCCACCGCGCTGGCCGATCTGCCCGACAGTGATGGCCTGAACCTGCGCCAGGCACTGGTGCAGGAGCGCGAGGCGCTGGACGCGCTCGGTGCTGGCCCGCGCGTGCAGTCGCTGCAGCGCCTGGATGCATTGGCCAAGGCATTGCAGGGCCTGCCTTCGCAGGTGACGGGCAGCGCCACCGCTAACGCCAGGCCCTGGTGGCAGGCCACGCTGGCGCCGTTCGTGGATATCACCCCGAGCCGCCAGAACGGCCCCCTGACCGCCGCCGAGCGCCACAACGCCGACGATGCGCTGCAGCTGGAACTGACCCTGGCGCGTGCAGCCATTGAACGTGGCGACCGCAGCGGACGCGATACCGCGCTGCAGCGCGTGGAGCACTGGGCACAGCGGCGTTGGCCGGATTCACCGGCCCTGCGCGCGCAACGTGCTGAACTGAAGGCCTTGCGCGAGCTTCCGCTGCAGGCCAGCAACACCGTTCTTGGCAGCACCCTGCAGCAACTGCGCACCCAGACCGACCGGAGGTAA
- a CDS encoding acetyl-CoA C-acetyltransferase: MPGISMPNARPVAILGGVRIPFCRQNTAYSDVGNLGMSVRTLGALVERFGLHGQQLGEVAMGAVIKHSSDWNLGREATLSSGLSPLTPGITLQRACGTSLDSIITVANKIALGQIESGIGGGSDTTSDVPIVYGKKLRARLLAANRAKSTGDKIRALTAGFKFSELKPEFPGVAEPRTGKSMGDHCEDMAKEWNISRDSQDEWAVSSHKKLAAAYERGFFSDLIAPFRGVERDNILRADTSLEKLATLKPAFDKVSGRGTLTAANSTPLTDGAAAVLLASEEWARAHGHEPQAYLRDAHVSAVDFVHGEGLLMAPTVAVPEMLKRNGLTLQDFDIYEIHEAFAAQVLCTLRAWESEDYCRNRLGLDAPMGRIDPDKINLLGSSLATGHPFAATGARVIATAAKQLAERGGGRALVSICTAGGMGVVAIVER, encoded by the coding sequence ATGCCAGGTATCTCCATGCCCAACGCTCGTCCCGTCGCCATCCTCGGTGGCGTCCGCATTCCGTTCTGCCGCCAGAACACCGCGTATTCGGATGTCGGCAACCTCGGCATGTCGGTCCGTACGCTGGGCGCGCTGGTCGAACGTTTCGGCCTGCATGGCCAGCAGCTGGGCGAAGTGGCGATGGGTGCGGTGATCAAGCACTCCAGCGACTGGAACCTCGGCCGCGAAGCCACGCTTTCCTCCGGCCTGTCGCCCTTGACCCCCGGCATCACCCTGCAGCGTGCCTGCGGCACCTCGCTGGACAGCATCATCACGGTCGCCAACAAGATCGCGCTGGGCCAGATTGAATCGGGCATCGGCGGCGGCTCGGACACCACCTCCGACGTGCCGATCGTGTACGGCAAGAAGCTGCGCGCGCGCCTGCTGGCTGCCAACCGTGCCAAGAGCACCGGCGACAAGATCCGCGCGCTCACCGCCGGCTTCAAGTTCTCCGAGCTCAAGCCCGAGTTCCCGGGCGTGGCCGAGCCACGCACCGGCAAGAGCATGGGCGACCACTGCGAGGACATGGCCAAGGAATGGAACATCTCGCGTGACTCGCAGGACGAGTGGGCGGTGTCGTCGCACAAGAAGCTGGCCGCGGCCTATGAGCGCGGTTTCTTCAGCGACCTGATCGCACCGTTCCGCGGCGTCGAGCGCGACAACATCCTGCGCGCCGACACCTCGCTGGAAAAGCTGGCGACGTTGAAGCCAGCCTTCGACAAGGTCTCCGGCCGTGGCACGCTGACCGCCGCCAATTCCACTCCGCTCACCGATGGTGCCGCCGCGGTGCTGCTGGCCAGCGAGGAATGGGCCCGCGCCCACGGCCACGAACCGCAGGCCTACCTGCGTGATGCCCACGTGTCGGCGGTGGATTTCGTGCACGGCGAAGGCCTGCTGATGGCACCGACCGTGGCCGTGCCGGAGATGCTCAAGCGCAACGGCCTGACCCTGCAGGACTTCGACATCTACGAGATCCACGAGGCCTTCGCTGCACAGGTGCTGTGCACCCTGCGTGCGTGGGAGAGCGAGGATTACTGCCGCAACCGCCTGGGCCTGGATGCACCGATGGGCCGCATCGACCCGGACAAGATCAACCTGCTGGGCTCGTCGCTGGCCACCGGCCACCCGTTCGCCGCTACCGGCGCACGCGTGATCGCCACGGCCGCCAAGCAGCTGGCCGAACGCGGCGGTGGCCGCGCGCTGGTGTCGATCTGCACCGCCGGCGGCATGGGCGTGGTCGCGATCGTCGAGCGCTGA
- the secB gene encoding protein-export chaperone SecB, whose amino-acid sequence MSEETTNGAVAPADAATGPAFTVEKIYVKDVSFESPNAPTIFNDQVQPELQLNLNQQVQRLGENAFEVVLAVTLTCQAGERTAYVAEVKQAGVFGLVGLDPQSIDVLLGTQCPNILFPYVRQLISDLIQAGGFPPFFLQPINFEGLYAETLRQRQEQGDAPSLADSEPAGNA is encoded by the coding sequence ATGTCCGAAGAGACCACCAACGGCGCGGTTGCGCCGGCCGATGCCGCCACCGGCCCCGCTTTCACCGTCGAGAAGATCTACGTCAAGGACGTTTCCTTCGAGTCGCCGAATGCTCCGACCATCTTCAATGACCAGGTGCAGCCGGAACTGCAGCTCAACCTGAACCAGCAGGTGCAGCGCCTGGGCGAGAACGCCTTCGAAGTGGTGCTGGCCGTGACCCTGACCTGCCAGGCCGGTGAGCGCACCGCCTACGTGGCTGAAGTGAAGCAGGCCGGCGTGTTCGGCCTGGTCGGCTTGGACCCGCAGTCGATCGACGTGCTGCTCGGGACCCAGTGCCCGAACATCCTGTTCCCGTACGTGCGCCAGCTGATCAGCGACCTGATCCAGGCCGGTGGCTTCCCGCCGTTCTTCCTGCAGCCGATCAACTTCGAAGGCCTGTACGCAGAAACCCTGCGCCAGCGCCAGGAGCAGGGCGACGCACCGTCGCTGGCTGACTCCGAGCCGGCTGGCAACGCCTGA
- a CDS encoding heme biosynthesis protein HemY yields MKPLQSLVVLLLAVAIGVVAAQWLGADDLNRFGEVTLRYGGYDYHSNLPKVALLSVVAVLVLWLLWSLIAAPFRAWGRYRRKQGRVRLIDGLQAYEHGQWQRAEKLLDGAAKDPEVSAVALANAVRSAQARADGAAGEALLQRLGESDATLQALLRAEQLLARDLPVDAINALDVAAIQPLPPRGLWLRTEALAQAGRAHEAYGQLGALRQSKVLPADANSELEARLAAQALLEAADVNALAAQWEATPKALRPTPDVVGAYASRAVALSWDEPALLALEHALDQRWDDELVALYGRLPAERLATRQANLARWRNVHDSSAALRLAQGRVALGQQQWDAADAFLHEAIAAGAGAPAWEALGELFAQRGDHALAAQCLANALRLQRGEDSVELVRGTEAPLRATVEEQPVTVQPPVYDANEERDEFGNPRLP; encoded by the coding sequence ATGAAACCCCTGCAATCCCTGGTCGTGCTGTTGCTGGCCGTGGCCATCGGCGTGGTCGCCGCGCAATGGCTCGGCGCCGATGACCTCAACCGCTTCGGCGAAGTGACCCTGCGCTATGGCGGCTACGACTATCACAGCAACCTGCCGAAGGTGGCCCTGCTGTCCGTGGTCGCCGTGCTGGTGCTGTGGCTGCTGTGGAGCCTGATCGCCGCACCGTTCCGTGCCTGGGGCCGCTACCGCCGCAAGCAGGGCCGGGTGCGCCTGATCGACGGCCTGCAGGCCTATGAGCATGGCCAGTGGCAGCGCGCGGAGAAGCTGCTGGATGGCGCGGCGAAGGATCCGGAAGTGAGCGCGGTGGCGCTGGCCAATGCCGTGCGCAGTGCGCAGGCGCGTGCCGATGGTGCTGCCGGTGAAGCGCTGCTGCAGCGCCTGGGCGAAAGCGATGCCACCCTGCAGGCGCTGCTGCGCGCCGAGCAGCTGCTGGCGCGCGACCTGCCGGTGGATGCGATCAACGCGTTGGATGTGGCGGCGATCCAGCCGCTGCCGCCGCGTGGTCTGTGGCTGCGTACCGAAGCGCTGGCACAGGCCGGTCGCGCGCACGAGGCATATGGCCAGCTGGGTGCACTGCGCCAGAGCAAGGTGCTGCCGGCCGACGCGAACAGCGAACTGGAAGCACGCCTGGCCGCACAAGCGCTGCTGGAAGCGGCCGACGTCAATGCATTGGCCGCGCAGTGGGAAGCCACGCCGAAGGCCCTGCGACCGACCCCGGACGTGGTCGGAGCGTATGCCAGCCGTGCGGTTGCGTTGAGCTGGGACGAACCGGCGCTGCTGGCGTTGGAACACGCCCTGGACCAGCGCTGGGACGATGAGCTGGTGGCGCTGTACGGCCGCCTGCCGGCCGAGCGCCTGGCCACCCGCCAGGCCAATCTGGCGCGCTGGCGCAACGTGCATGACAGCTCGGCCGCGCTGCGCCTGGCGCAGGGTCGCGTGGCGCTGGGCCAGCAGCAGTGGGATGCCGCTGATGCGTTCCTGCACGAGGCGATCGCCGCCGGTGCCGGTGCCCCGGCCTGGGAAGCACTGGGTGAACTGTTCGCACAGCGTGGCGACCACGCGCTGGCCGCGCAGTGCCTGGCCAATGCGCTGCGCCTGCAGCGTGGCGAAGACAGCGTGGAACTGGTGCGCGGCACCGAGGCGCCGCTGCGTGCCACGGTGGAGGAGCAGCCGGTTACGGTGCAGCCGCCGGTGTATGACGCCAACGAAGAGCGCGACGAATTCGGCAACCCGCGGTTGCCGTGA
- a CDS encoding uroporphyrinogen-III synthase, with amino-acid sequence MQAMADHTIPTGAAGSDADWTFISLRPQGQHAALRRAVAGLDGHLLALSPWRLQRLHGTPVVRQLQRALNCDRVVFTSPAAVAAAASLLPLADAQRSPWLTVGEGTARALRAQGVHEVHAPQRMDSEGLLALPVLADVRGRRIGLVTAPGGRGLIAAQLQAAGASIERADVYQRRPLRLSPRTLARLAHSAYPWVLAVSSGEALQHFWRQLPHALQQRLQAHASVVVASDRLREQAQALGLQRISRSAGPAGAQLVSAAHATLTVPAAT; translated from the coding sequence ATGCAGGCAATGGCCGACCATACGATACCCACTGGCGCCGCCGGTTCCGACGCGGACTGGACCTTCATTTCGCTGCGGCCGCAGGGCCAGCATGCGGCGCTGCGCCGCGCCGTTGCTGGGCTGGACGGGCATCTGCTGGCGCTGTCGCCCTGGCGGCTGCAGCGCCTGCATGGCACGCCAGTGGTGCGCCAGCTGCAACGCGCGCTGAACTGCGATCGGGTGGTGTTCACCAGCCCGGCCGCTGTAGCAGCGGCCGCGTCCCTGCTGCCGCTGGCCGACGCGCAGCGCAGCCCGTGGCTGACCGTGGGCGAAGGCACCGCGCGCGCGCTGCGGGCGCAGGGGGTCCACGAGGTACATGCGCCGCAGCGGATGGACAGCGAGGGCCTGCTGGCACTGCCGGTGCTGGCGGACGTACGCGGCCGGCGCATCGGGCTGGTGACGGCCCCCGGCGGGCGCGGCCTGATCGCTGCGCAGTTGCAGGCGGCCGGCGCCAGCATCGAACGTGCCGACGTCTACCAGCGTCGCCCGCTGCGCCTGTCGCCACGCACGCTGGCTCGATTGGCGCATTCAGCGTATCCGTGGGTGCTGGCAGTCAGCAGTGGCGAAGCGCTGCAGCATTTCTGGCGCCAGCTTCCACATGCCTTGCAACAACGCCTGCAGGCGCATGCCAGCGTGGTGGTCGCCAGTGATCGGCTTCGCGAGCAGGCGCAGGCACTGGGCCTGCAGCGCATCAGCCGTAGCGCCGGCCCTGCCGGTGCACAGCTGGTGAGCGCTGCACACGCCACGCTCACCGTCCCGGCAGCGACCTGA
- a CDS encoding YiiD C-terminal domain-containing protein, translating into MSVDALTSSLAALQDVLDCMPAVRAMQIQLDGYADGVLRITAPLAANVNDKGNAFGGSLASVLTLSGWALVSLRLRLAGHDAEVYVADSNLRYLAPVYEDLHAHAEAAEATGWDAFLNTFRQRRKARISIVATQPGADGKPAAEFSGRFVAFAKG; encoded by the coding sequence ATGTCCGTTGATGCTCTGACTTCCTCGTTGGCTGCCCTGCAGGACGTGCTGGACTGCATGCCGGCGGTCCGCGCCATGCAGATCCAGCTCGACGGCTATGCCGATGGCGTGCTGCGCATCACCGCACCGCTGGCCGCCAACGTCAACGACAAGGGCAATGCCTTCGGCGGCAGCCTGGCCTCGGTGCTGACCCTGTCCGGCTGGGCGCTGGTCAGCCTGCGCCTGCGCCTGGCCGGCCACGACGCCGAGGTCTACGTGGCCGACAGCAACCTGCGCTACCTGGCGCCGGTCTACGAAGACCTGCACGCCCATGCCGAAGCGGCCGAGGCCACCGGCTGGGACGCCTTCCTGAACACCTTCCGCCAGCGCCGCAAGGCCCGTATCAGCATCGTCGCCACCCAGCCCGGTGCTGATGGCAAGCCCGCCGCCGAGTTCAGCGGCCGCTTCGTGGCCTTCGCCAAAGGGTAG
- a CDS encoding rhodanese-like domain-containing protein — translation MNYEELLAFAGRNPMLSAALVGLTVAIIVTEIRRLFRGFKGIKPAELTQLINAGGTVVVDLSASGDFEKGHIAGSRNAQASAFGPDNKLVANAKQSPVVLVCRSGNASETAAKALKKAGFEKVYVLDGGIPAWQQAELPLVKGRN, via the coding sequence GTGAATTACGAAGAGTTGCTGGCCTTTGCAGGCCGAAACCCGATGCTGTCCGCGGCCCTGGTCGGCCTGACCGTGGCCATCATCGTCACCGAGATCCGCCGCCTGTTCCGGGGCTTCAAGGGCATCAAGCCCGCCGAACTGACCCAGCTGATCAATGCAGGTGGCACGGTGGTGGTCGACCTGTCGGCCAGCGGTGACTTCGAGAAGGGCCACATCGCCGGCAGCCGCAATGCCCAGGCCAGTGCCTTCGGCCCGGACAACAAGCTGGTGGCCAACGCCAAGCAGTCGCCGGTGGTGCTGGTGTGCCGCAGTGGCAACGCCTCGGAAACCGCCGCCAAGGCGCTGAAGAAGGCCGGCTTCGAGAAGGTCTACGTGCTCGACGGCGGCATTCCTGCCTGGCAGCAGGCCGAGCTGCCGCTGGTCAAGGGCCGCAACTGA
- a CDS encoding TonB family protein produces MLHTLQCAGLTLLATAVCGLPIMAQAAAPVAATPTCSIAPAFAAAVAEPEVYDSHISFSNTVKVQVNVDAQGRAHDARVLNGSRNRVLDDAARQAALSWKYQCQGQGGIAQPVVPVPEPACRLDRLSWADNEPRFSSALRSSGLRGSAEVWLRPVADDPARTEVKIGRSSGDARIDDTLLTAARNWRLICPPDTPVKHPWISFTQSFNFEPRNQPAATEASEPEPDDVVIANDALLEFGTVAGFVEALPKMKGVDLAPDQSSQPGVTLYNTSLGAIMREIEMTEGRLKPVTMTHWLVMVPPHRTAPAVVRTFKREVIDAKTGKAHMQTDISILCESGPAECAELRQRRDTLLRSP; encoded by the coding sequence ATGCTGCATACGCTTCAATGCGCAGGGCTGACCCTGCTTGCCACAGCCGTCTGTGGCCTTCCGATCATGGCCCAGGCAGCGGCACCGGTCGCCGCGACACCCACCTGCTCCATTGCACCGGCCTTCGCAGCTGCCGTGGCGGAGCCCGAGGTCTATGACAGCCATATCAGCTTCAGCAACACGGTCAAGGTGCAGGTCAACGTGGATGCGCAGGGCCGCGCCCACGATGCGCGCGTGCTGAACGGCTCCCGCAACCGGGTGCTGGATGATGCAGCCCGGCAGGCGGCCCTCAGCTGGAAGTATCAGTGCCAGGGCCAGGGCGGCATCGCGCAACCGGTCGTGCCTGTTCCGGAGCCGGCCTGCCGGCTGGACCGCCTGAGCTGGGCGGATAACGAACCCAGGTTTTCCAGCGCACTGCGGTCCAGTGGTTTGCGCGGCTCGGCGGAGGTCTGGTTGCGCCCGGTGGCCGACGATCCGGCAAGAACGGAGGTGAAGATCGGCCGGAGCAGCGGGGATGCGCGCATTGATGACACGCTGCTCACCGCCGCGCGGAACTGGCGGCTGATCTGCCCGCCGGACACGCCCGTGAAGCACCCCTGGATCAGCTTCACCCAGTCATTCAACTTCGAACCGCGGAACCAGCCGGCGGCCACGGAGGCATCAGAGCCGGAGCCGGATGATGTGGTGATCGCAAATGATGCCCTGCTGGAGTTCGGCACCGTCGCCGGCTTCGTTGAAGCGCTGCCGAAGATGAAGGGCGTAGATCTTGCGCCGGATCAGTCCAGTCAACCCGGAGTGACGCTCTACAACACCAGTCTTGGCGCGATCATGCGGGAAATCGAGATGACCGAGGGACGGTTGAAGCCGGTGACCATGACCCACTGGCTGGTGATGGTGCCGCCCCACCGCACGGCACCGGCCGTGGTGCGCACATTCAAGCGCGAAGTGATCGATGCCAAGACGGGCAAGGCACACATGCAGACCGATATCTCGATCCTGTGTGAAAGCGGCCCCGCCGAATGCGCTGAACTGCGGCAGCGACGCGACACATTGCTGCGATCCCCCTGA
- a CDS encoding two-component system sensor histidine kinase NtrB: MSDPAPPPSLDALGTPLAWAGADGRIIGCNPAFARWLGVSIRRLLGQPLAALEVQGEALAHFLARDERDSLRLNRLALAVPGEAPRFAEGWMSRRDDGGWLLEAHPVDEFPGLDPTQALPSALSAALKGLAHELRNPLAGLKGAAQLLARRAAQRDASERELIELIGSEIERLNGLLDQLLSPAPAAPHAELNIHAALERVLRLAENEAGWAVRLQRDYDPSIPEFHGDADRLTQAVWNLVRNAIQAGAGNITLRTRVEHGVRIAEQLHTLALRLEIADDGRGVPEELAEHLFLPLVSGRAEGTGLGLALAQQVAREHRGTLTYRSRPGHTVFTLLLPIGNGAAPAEEAPRDV, translated from the coding sequence ATGTCCGACCCCGCACCGCCGCCATCCCTCGACGCCCTGGGCACGCCGCTGGCCTGGGCCGGGGCTGATGGCCGCATCATCGGCTGCAACCCGGCCTTCGCGCGTTGGCTGGGTGTCAGCATCCGCCGCCTGCTTGGCCAGCCGCTGGCCGCGCTGGAAGTGCAGGGCGAGGCGCTGGCCCATTTCCTGGCCCGCGATGAGCGCGACAGTCTGCGCCTGAACCGGCTGGCCCTGGCGGTGCCGGGCGAGGCACCACGCTTCGCCGAGGGCTGGATGAGCCGCCGCGACGATGGTGGCTGGTTGCTGGAGGCGCACCCGGTCGATGAGTTCCCCGGGCTCGACCCGACCCAGGCCCTGCCCAGCGCGCTCAGTGCAGCGCTGAAGGGGCTGGCCCATGAGCTGCGCAATCCGCTGGCCGGGCTGAAGGGCGCGGCCCAGCTGCTGGCCCGGCGCGCGGCCCAGCGCGACGCCAGCGAACGCGAGCTGATCGAGCTGATCGGTTCGGAGATCGAGCGCCTCAACGGCCTGCTCGACCAGCTGCTGTCACCGGCCCCGGCCGCGCCGCACGCCGAACTGAACATCCACGCCGCGCTGGAACGCGTGCTGCGCCTGGCCGAGAACGAGGCCGGCTGGGCGGTACGCCTGCAGCGCGACTACGACCCCAGTATTCCCGAATTCCATGGCGACGCCGACCGCCTCACCCAGGCAGTGTGGAACCTGGTGCGCAACGCGATCCAGGCCGGCGCCGGCAACATCACCCTGCGTACCCGCGTAGAACACGGCGTACGCATCGCCGAGCAGTTGCATACGCTGGCGCTTCGCCTCGAAATCGCCGACGACGGCCGTGGTGTGCCAGAGGAACTGGCCGAGCATCTGTTTCTGCCGCTGGTCAGTGGTCGCGCCGAAGGTACTGGCCTGGGCCTGGCGCTGGCGCAGCAGGTCGCGCGCGAACATCGCGGCACACTGACCTACCGCTCGCGCCCGGGCCATACCGTGTTCACCCTGCTGCTGCCGATCGGCAACGGTGCCGCCCCGGCCGAGGAGGCCCCGCGCGATGTCTGA
- a CDS encoding superoxide dismutase family protein → MRLSFAILPLSAAVLLSACGSAPKKPQPTPPPPTVVGTAKQAEANLSPASASIVSGRIALVVEPGGIHITGLIGGLQPMQQAGFHIHERGDCSAVDASSAGNHFNPGGTAHGRAGTGKHHLGDMDNLRADAQGRANVDIHLKGVTLGGGAATDIAGRALVVHANADDYRSQPAGNAGVRIACGVIRVVR, encoded by the coding sequence ATGCGTCTGTCCTTTGCCATCCTGCCGTTGTCCGCCGCCGTGCTGCTGTCTGCCTGTGGCAGTGCGCCGAAGAAGCCGCAGCCCACACCGCCGCCGCCGACCGTAGTCGGCACCGCCAAACAGGCCGAGGCCAATCTCTCGCCGGCCTCGGCCAGCATCGTCAGTGGCCGCATCGCGCTGGTGGTGGAGCCCGGTGGCATCCACATCACCGGCCTGATCGGTGGCCTGCAGCCGATGCAGCAGGCCGGCTTCCACATCCACGAGCGCGGTGACTGCAGCGCGGTGGATGCCAGCAGCGCCGGCAACCACTTCAACCCCGGTGGCACCGCGCATGGCCGCGCAGGCACCGGCAAGCACCACTTGGGCGACATGGACAATCTGCGTGCCGACGCCCAGGGCCGCGCCAACGTCGATATCCACCTCAAGGGGGTTACCCTTGGCGGAGGCGCCGCCACCGATATCGCCGGACGTGCACTGGTCGTGCATGCAAATGCCGACGACTATCGCAGCCAGCCCGCCGGCAATGCCGGCGTTCGCATCGCCTGTGGCGTGATCCGGGTTGTCCGTTGA